In one Pseudarthrobacter oxydans genomic region, the following are encoded:
- a CDS encoding aldo/keto reductase, translating to MTLAPLIKLNDGYSIPQVGLGTWPLDDDQAATAVVQALEAGYRHIDTAVKYGNEQGVGNGIRASGVDRGELFITTKLDGQYQGNDRAVEGLEGSLKRLGLDYVDLLLIHWPLPARDEYISTWKTFERLQAEGKVRSIGVSNFKPSHLERLMAVTDVVPAVNQIQLTPAVTRAAEREFHAKHGIVTESYSPLGGAGASLLGAPILFQLAEKHGKTPGQLVLRWHVQNGIVTIPKTSNPDRMRENLDIFDFALDPQDLAELAVLDEGPGAGNDSDVTGH from the coding sequence ATGACACTTGCACCGCTGATCAAACTCAATGACGGCTACTCCATCCCCCAGGTGGGCCTTGGCACCTGGCCGCTGGACGACGACCAGGCGGCCACCGCCGTCGTGCAGGCCCTGGAAGCCGGCTACCGGCACATCGATACCGCCGTGAAGTACGGCAACGAGCAGGGCGTGGGCAACGGTATCCGGGCCAGCGGCGTGGACCGTGGCGAGCTGTTCATCACCACCAAACTGGACGGCCAATACCAGGGGAACGACAGGGCGGTGGAAGGGCTGGAAGGGTCACTGAAGCGGCTGGGGCTGGATTACGTGGACTTGCTGCTTATTCACTGGCCCCTGCCCGCGCGGGACGAGTACATCTCCACGTGGAAGACCTTCGAGCGGCTCCAGGCGGAAGGAAAAGTGCGCTCCATCGGCGTCTCCAACTTCAAACCCTCCCACCTGGAACGGCTGATGGCCGTTACTGACGTGGTCCCCGCCGTCAACCAGATCCAGCTGACGCCAGCGGTCACGCGCGCGGCCGAGCGGGAATTCCATGCAAAGCACGGAATCGTCACCGAGTCCTACAGCCCGCTGGGAGGCGCCGGGGCCAGCCTGCTCGGTGCTCCCATCCTCTTCCAACTAGCCGAAAAGCACGGAAAAACGCCCGGCCAACTGGTCCTTCGATGGCATGTTCAAAACGGAATTGTAACGATTCCGAAAACGTCGAATCCGGACCGGATGAGGGAAAACCTGGACATCTTCGATTTCGCCTTGGATCCGCAGGATCTAGCGGAATTAGCGGTCCTGGACGAAGGTCCCGGTGCGGGCAATGATTCCGACGTGACAGGGCATTGA
- a CDS encoding NAD-dependent epimerase/dehydratase family protein, translating to MVNPSTPDAGTVAPRNILFLGGTGVISAAAAERAVALGHRLTILNRGRSTGPVPEGAETLTADVRDASAVRDALGGRDFDAVADFITYTPDHAKASLDLFTGRTGQYVFISSASAYQKPPTRLPIRESTPLKNPFWQYSRDKIACEELFYQAYREQDFPLTVVRPSHTYDRTKIAMVGGWTDLHRMRAGLPVMVHGDGTSLWTLTHSMDFAKAFVGLLGLPQAVGESYTITSDEYLPWNQIYRLFARAAGVADPELVHVASETIAAHSPELGPNLLGDRSHSVVFDNTKIKSLVPGYCATIPFADGAREIVDWHDANPGLQVVDREFMDLSDRLTGWARRGA from the coding sequence GTGGTGAACCCGTCCACCCCTGACGCCGGTACGGTGGCGCCGAGGAACATCCTGTTCCTCGGCGGCACCGGCGTCATCAGTGCGGCGGCCGCAGAACGCGCCGTCGCACTGGGGCACCGGCTGACCATCCTCAACCGGGGCCGGTCCACAGGGCCGGTTCCGGAAGGGGCTGAAACCCTCACCGCGGACGTGCGGGACGCCTCCGCGGTTCGTGACGCGCTGGGCGGGCGCGATTTCGATGCCGTCGCGGACTTCATCACGTACACCCCCGACCACGCCAAGGCCAGCCTGGACCTGTTCACAGGCCGCACCGGGCAGTACGTGTTCATCAGCTCCGCCTCTGCGTACCAAAAGCCGCCTACCCGGCTTCCAATCCGCGAGTCCACGCCCCTGAAGAACCCGTTCTGGCAGTACTCCCGGGACAAGATCGCCTGCGAGGAACTGTTCTACCAGGCCTACAGAGAGCAGGATTTCCCGCTCACCGTGGTGCGCCCTTCCCACACGTACGACCGCACCAAAATCGCCATGGTGGGCGGCTGGACGGACCTCCACCGGATGCGGGCGGGGCTGCCGGTCATGGTGCACGGGGACGGGACCTCGCTGTGGACCCTGACGCACAGCATGGACTTTGCCAAGGCTTTTGTGGGGCTGCTCGGCCTGCCGCAAGCGGTAGGCGAGAGCTACACCATCACATCCGACGAGTACCTGCCCTGGAACCAGATCTACCGGCTGTTCGCCCGTGCAGCCGGTGTTGCGGACCCGGAACTGGTCCACGTTGCCTCCGAAACCATCGCCGCCCACAGCCCGGAGCTGGGACCCAACCTCCTGGGCGACCGCTCCCACTCGGTGGTCTTCGACAACACCAAGATCAAGTCCCTGGTCCCCGGCTACTGCGCCACCATTCCCTTCGCCGACGGCGCACGCGAAATCGTGGACTGGCACGACGCGAACCCTGGCCTCCAGGTGGTGGACCGGGAATTCATGGACCTCAGTGACCGGTTGACCGGCTGGGCCAGGCGGGGTGCCTAA
- a CDS encoding aldo/keto reductase, with protein sequence MQYTHLGRSGLKVSRLCLGTMNFGPQTEEADAHSIMDSAREQGINFFDTANVYGGAGHRGWTEEIIGRWFAKGGERREHTVLATKLYGTMTDRPNESKLSALNIRRALDASLKRLQTDYIDVYQFHHIDRDTPWDEIWQAIEVAVQQGKILYSGSSNFAGWHIAQAQEAARRRNYTGLVSEQSIYNLFMRQVELEVIPAAQQYGLGLIPWSPLQGGLLGGVLKKERDGVRRTEGRAAETLKKHEDQIRQYEDFADELGHEPGDIALSWLLHQPAVTAPIVGPRTQEQLDAAVRALDVTLDADTLKRLDDIFPGHRTAPEDYAW encoded by the coding sequence ATGCAGTACACCCACCTGGGCCGCTCCGGCCTGAAAGTCTCCCGCCTTTGCCTCGGCACCATGAACTTCGGTCCGCAGACCGAGGAAGCGGACGCCCACTCCATCATGGACTCGGCCCGCGAGCAGGGCATCAACTTCTTCGACACTGCCAACGTCTATGGCGGCGCCGGCCACCGCGGCTGGACCGAAGAAATCATTGGCCGCTGGTTCGCCAAGGGCGGCGAGCGCCGCGAGCACACGGTCCTGGCCACCAAGCTTTACGGCACCATGACGGACCGCCCCAACGAGTCCAAGCTCTCCGCCCTGAACATCCGCCGCGCCCTCGACGCCAGCCTGAAGCGCCTGCAGACGGACTACATCGACGTCTATCAGTTTCACCACATCGACCGGGATACGCCGTGGGACGAAATCTGGCAGGCCATCGAGGTGGCGGTCCAGCAAGGGAAGATCCTCTACTCGGGCAGCAGCAACTTCGCCGGCTGGCATATTGCCCAGGCCCAGGAGGCGGCCAGGCGGCGCAACTACACCGGCCTGGTGAGCGAGCAGTCCATCTACAACCTGTTCATGCGCCAGGTGGAGCTGGAAGTGATCCCGGCGGCCCAGCAGTACGGGCTGGGGCTCATCCCCTGGTCGCCGCTGCAGGGCGGGCTCCTGGGCGGGGTGCTGAAGAAGGAGCGCGACGGCGTCCGGCGCACCGAGGGCCGCGCGGCCGAAACACTCAAGAAGCACGAAGACCAGATCCGGCAGTACGAGGATTTCGCCGATGAGCTGGGCCACGAGCCGGGCGACATCGCCCTTTCCTGGCTCCTGCACCAGCCTGCCGTCACGGCACCCATCGTGGGACCGCGCACCCAGGAACAGCTCGACGCCGCCGTCAGGGCATTGGACGTAACCCTGGACGCCGACACCCTCAAACGATTGGACGACATCTTCCCGGGGCACCGTACGGCGCCGGAAGACTACGCGTGGTGA
- a CDS encoding aldo/keto reductase, whose product MSELTLNNGVTIPQLGFGVFQVPPEDTQRTVEDAFEAGYRHIDTAAAYRNEAGVGAAIAATGIPREDIFVTTKLRNGEQDRAQEAFQNSRKALGLDYVDLYLIHWPVPSQDLYVQAWKEMERLYENNQIRAIGVSNFLAEHLDTLLESSEIVPAVNQIELHPSYQQADLAAKCRGLGIAVEAYSPLGQGGDLNGNAVTGIANAHNATPAQVVLAWHLAAGNIVIPKSSQAARIRENFAASALTLSDEELAAISALESGARIGSDPAVAAFTQL is encoded by the coding sequence ATGTCAGAGCTGACACTGAACAACGGCGTCACCATCCCCCAGCTTGGTTTCGGCGTCTTCCAGGTACCGCCGGAGGACACGCAGCGGACCGTGGAGGACGCCTTCGAGGCCGGATACCGCCATATAGACACGGCCGCCGCCTACCGGAACGAGGCGGGCGTGGGTGCCGCGATCGCGGCTACCGGCATTCCGCGCGAGGACATCTTTGTAACCACCAAGCTTCGGAACGGCGAGCAGGACCGCGCGCAGGAAGCGTTCCAGAACAGCCGCAAAGCCTTGGGCCTCGACTACGTTGACCTCTACCTCATCCATTGGCCCGTCCCGTCGCAGGACTTGTACGTCCAGGCATGGAAGGAGATGGAACGGCTCTACGAGAACAACCAGATCCGCGCCATAGGCGTTTCCAACTTCCTCGCCGAGCACCTGGACACCCTGCTGGAGTCCTCGGAGATCGTCCCGGCCGTCAACCAGATCGAACTGCACCCCAGCTACCAGCAGGCAGACCTTGCGGCCAAGTGCCGGGGCCTTGGCATCGCCGTGGAGGCCTACAGCCCGCTGGGACAGGGCGGAGACCTGAACGGCAATGCGGTGACCGGCATCGCCAACGCCCACAATGCCACCCCGGCGCAGGTGGTGCTCGCCTGGCATCTGGCCGCGGGAAACATCGTGATTCCCAAGTCCAGCCAGGCCGCCCGGATCCGGGAGAACTTCGCTGCCTCCGCCCTCACCCTCTCCGACGAGGAGCTTGCCGCCATCAGCGCCCTTGAGTCCGGGGCCCGCATCGGCTCCGATCCCGCCGTCGCCGCCTTCACGCAGCTGTAG
- a CDS encoding helix-turn-helix transcriptional regulator has protein sequence MGQSAEFGKFLKAMRSRLSPEDAGAGPTSGARRVPGLRREEVARLAGVSTDYYVRLEQGRNIHPSRTVLEAVSRALRLDGSEHAHMMDLLENCAGSARSSTTAAQAVRPALRQLLEAMGDVPAMVLGRRSDVLAGNRMAFLLFADFPALPAVERNLTRWLILDPSARELFRDWKTVAAEAAGALRLDVGRHPNDAQANQLVGELAVHSEHFRQWWAGHRVATRSAGSVRLHHPAVGDLELNFENLVLPDDPDQTLRVYSARAASPSADALALLGSLGAPQPAAERESDRNTAPSTAESGE, from the coding sequence ATGGGTCAAAGCGCGGAGTTCGGAAAATTCCTCAAAGCCATGCGGTCCCGCCTGAGCCCTGAGGACGCCGGTGCGGGACCCACCTCCGGTGCCCGCCGGGTTCCCGGCCTCCGTCGCGAAGAAGTCGCCCGGCTGGCAGGGGTGAGTACCGACTACTACGTCAGGCTGGAGCAGGGCCGGAACATCCATCCGTCGCGGACGGTCCTTGAGGCAGTGTCAAGGGCCTTGCGGCTGGACGGCAGCGAGCATGCGCACATGATGGACCTGCTGGAAAACTGTGCCGGGTCCGCGAGGTCCAGCACAACGGCCGCCCAGGCTGTCCGTCCGGCGCTGCGGCAGCTCCTGGAGGCGATGGGCGACGTTCCGGCCATGGTGCTGGGCCGGCGCAGTGACGTCCTCGCCGGCAACAGGATGGCCTTCCTGCTGTTCGCGGATTTCCCCGCGCTGCCGGCTGTCGAACGCAACCTGACCCGCTGGCTCATTCTTGACCCGTCAGCCCGCGAGCTCTTCCGTGACTGGAAAACCGTGGCGGCGGAAGCGGCCGGAGCGTTGAGGCTGGATGTAGGCCGCCACCCCAACGATGCCCAGGCCAACCAGCTGGTGGGCGAACTCGCTGTCCATAGCGAGCACTTCCGCCAATGGTGGGCCGGGCACCGGGTGGCCACCCGGTCGGCAGGAAGCGTGCGCCTGCACCACCCCGCCGTCGGGGACCTGGAACTGAACTTTGAAAACCTTGTCCTCCCGGACGATCCCGACCAGACGCTTCGGGTGTATTCGGCCCGGGCCGCTTCGCCGTCGGCCGACGCCCTTGCACTGCTCGGCAGCCTGGGAGCACCCCAGCCGGCGGCCGAACGTGAATCCGACCGCAACACCGCTCCGTCCACGGCGGAAAGCGGGGAGTGA
- a CDS encoding dodecin, whose protein sequence is MSNHTYSISEIVGTSDQGVDDAVRNGIAKASQTLRNLDWFEVKEIRGHLEEGKIADWQVTIKIGFRLEEH, encoded by the coding sequence TTGTCCAACCACACGTACAGCATTTCTGAAATCGTCGGCACGTCGGACCAGGGAGTGGACGACGCCGTCCGCAACGGGATCGCCAAGGCTTCCCAGACCCTCCGCAACCTTGACTGGTTCGAGGTCAAGGAGATCCGGGGCCACCTCGAAGAAGGCAAGATCGCCGACTGGCAGGTCACCATCAAGATCGGCTTCCGGCTGGAAGAGCACTAA
- a CDS encoding FadR/GntR family transcriptional regulator has protein sequence MARQSLVGQVADELLDRIIAGEFPPGATVPGEHELSARHEVSRMTVREAMKTLQAQRILSVERGRGTFVNPLNRWASLEAVLRAASEGKNEADASIQLIELRRMLEAGACELAAGRISDAEIQALYSYVAAMRAAHEVNDVAAFVAADLAFHDLILHASENVFVAVLFEPLHRVLEKRRTETSAVREIQEHAIRHHQNIAEALESRDATRSRQAMDAHMQQTLDDLKNLVLEAKQAAGSS, from the coding sequence ATGGCGAGGCAATCACTGGTGGGCCAGGTGGCCGACGAGCTCCTGGACCGCATCATCGCCGGTGAGTTCCCGCCCGGCGCCACCGTCCCCGGCGAGCATGAGCTCAGCGCCCGGCATGAGGTCAGCCGGATGACGGTCCGCGAGGCCATGAAAACGCTCCAGGCGCAGCGGATCCTGAGCGTCGAGCGGGGCCGGGGCACGTTCGTGAACCCCCTCAACCGCTGGGCATCGCTGGAGGCCGTGCTGCGCGCCGCTTCCGAGGGCAAGAACGAGGCTGACGCTTCCATCCAGCTCATCGAACTGCGGCGCATGCTGGAAGCCGGCGCCTGTGAACTGGCGGCGGGAAGGATCAGCGACGCTGAGATCCAGGCCCTGTACAGCTATGTGGCGGCCATGCGTGCCGCCCACGAAGTCAATGACGTGGCCGCGTTCGTGGCCGCGGACCTGGCTTTCCACGACCTGATCCTGCATGCCTCGGAGAACGTCTTCGTGGCTGTGCTGTTCGAGCCGCTGCACCGGGTGCTGGAAAAGCGGCGCACTGAAACCTCGGCCGTCCGTGAGATCCAGGAGCATGCGATCCGGCACCACCAGAACATTGCCGAAGCGCTGGAGTCGCGGGATGCCACCCGTTCTCGGCAGGCCATGGACGCGCACATGCAGCAGACCCTGGACGACCTGAAGAACCTGGTGCTCGAGGCGAAGCAGGCCGCGGGTTCGTCCTGA
- a CDS encoding four-carbon acid sugar kinase family protein: MTLETDVLAAYPAEVRIPAELVASILAASNAETPRVLVVLDDDPTGTQSVADLPVLTRWDVEDFIWAFSQSKPAVYVLTNTRSLDPAEAAARNEEVVRNALAAAGSPEELRLGFVSRSDSTLRGHYPLEPDVIAATVSDVSGEKTDGVVLVPAFPDAGRVTIGGVHYMRGTADAAGTLIPVSETEFAKDATFGFSTSVMADYVEEKSKGRFAADTVIVLDLNIIRAGAAAQDPAISANAIADAIERATDSTPIVADIVTENDLRALSLGLEEAERRGKKLLYRVGPPFGRARIGQEIRAELTGAEAYAGNTPSVAGGLIVVGSHVGVTTRQLKALTEQHSAARIVEIDVEKLLGPESASHLDQTVDAVVEALRGGDVIVHTSRLLIKTDDPAESLRIARTVSAAVVAVVNRTLKTFPPRFVIAKGGITSSDVAAHGLEIRHAIVRGPMLPGIVSLWEPVDGPAKGIPYIVFAGNVGDDQSLADVTRKLSNTF; the protein is encoded by the coding sequence GTGACGCTTGAAACAGACGTCCTGGCCGCGTATCCGGCCGAGGTCCGGATTCCCGCCGAACTGGTAGCCAGCATCCTGGCTGCCTCCAACGCGGAGACCCCGCGTGTCCTGGTCGTGCTCGACGACGACCCCACCGGAACGCAGTCCGTGGCAGACCTGCCCGTGCTCACCCGCTGGGACGTGGAAGACTTCATTTGGGCTTTCAGCCAGTCGAAGCCTGCCGTCTACGTCCTCACGAACACCCGCAGCCTGGACCCTGCCGAGGCTGCCGCCCGCAATGAGGAGGTGGTCCGCAATGCCCTCGCAGCAGCGGGTTCCCCGGAAGAACTGCGCCTTGGCTTCGTCAGCCGCAGCGATTCCACCCTCCGCGGCCACTACCCCCTGGAGCCGGACGTCATCGCCGCCACAGTATCGGACGTCAGCGGGGAAAAAACCGACGGCGTTGTGCTGGTTCCAGCCTTCCCCGACGCCGGGCGGGTCACCATCGGCGGCGTCCATTACATGCGCGGCACCGCAGACGCGGCCGGCACCCTCATCCCTGTGTCCGAAACAGAGTTCGCCAAGGACGCCACCTTCGGCTTTTCCACCTCCGTAATGGCTGACTACGTCGAAGAGAAGTCCAAGGGCCGCTTCGCCGCGGACACGGTCATCGTCCTGGATCTGAACATCATCCGCGCCGGCGCGGCAGCCCAGGACCCTGCCATCTCTGCCAACGCCATCGCCGACGCAATCGAACGGGCCACCGATTCCACCCCCATCGTGGCGGACATCGTGACCGAAAACGACCTCCGTGCCCTGTCCCTCGGCCTGGAAGAAGCCGAACGGCGCGGCAAGAAGCTCCTTTACCGCGTAGGCCCTCCCTTCGGCCGTGCCCGGATCGGCCAGGAAATCCGCGCCGAACTCACCGGCGCGGAAGCCTACGCCGGAAACACCCCGTCGGTAGCAGGCGGCCTGATCGTCGTCGGCTCCCACGTCGGCGTCACCACCCGCCAGCTCAAGGCCCTGACGGAGCAGCACAGCGCCGCACGCATCGTGGAGATCGACGTCGAAAAGCTCCTCGGCCCGGAATCCGCCAGCCACTTGGACCAGACGGTGGACGCCGTCGTCGAGGCCCTCCGCGGCGGGGACGTCATCGTCCACACCAGCCGCCTGCTCATCAAGACAGACGACCCGGCCGAAAGCCTGCGGATCGCACGCACCGTGTCCGCCGCCGTCGTCGCCGTGGTGAACCGGACACTGAAGACCTTCCCGCCGCGGTTCGTCATCGCCAAGGGCGGAATCACCTCCTCCGACGTGGCCGCCCACGGCCTGGAAATCCGGCACGCCATTGTCCGCGGCCCCATGCTTCCCGGCATCGTCTCGCTCTGGGAACCGGTGGACGGCCCCGCCAAGGGCATCCCGTACATCGTCTTCGCCGGCAACGTGGGCGACGACCAGTCACTGGCCGACGTCACCCGCAAGCTCAGCAACACCTTCTAA
- a CDS encoding NAD(P)-dependent oxidoreductase, translating to MTSNYTVTVLGLGAMGLPMATRLASQLTVHGFDIAEPRLKLAEEAGIATFASAREAAKGADAVLLAVRNGEQLNDVLFGENGVASVLEPGAVVILGSTVGTEAIPATVAKLAEYGVDLVDAPLSGGPKRAGEGDLLIVVGASPEAREKAAPALDLLASTLTVVGDKPGDGQALKTVNQLLCGVHIAAAAEAMALADALGLDQAKTLAALEAGAAGSFMLSNRGPRILEAYNEEGAEVLSRLDIFVKDMGIVGKATRAAGLAAPVAAAAEQLYLLGQAQGLAAADDSAVIKVVAPTRRTA from the coding sequence ATGACCAGCAACTACACCGTCACAGTCCTGGGCCTCGGCGCCATGGGCCTGCCCATGGCCACCCGCCTCGCGTCCCAGCTGACAGTCCACGGCTTCGACATCGCCGAACCGCGCCTGAAGCTCGCCGAAGAAGCCGGCATCGCCACCTTCGCCTCTGCCCGCGAAGCCGCCAAGGGTGCCGACGCCGTGCTCCTGGCCGTCCGCAACGGCGAGCAGCTCAACGACGTCCTCTTCGGCGAGAACGGCGTGGCCTCCGTGCTTGAGCCCGGCGCCGTCGTCATCCTTGGCAGCACCGTGGGCACCGAAGCCATCCCCGCCACGGTGGCCAAGCTCGCCGAATACGGCGTGGACCTCGTTGACGCACCGCTGTCCGGAGGCCCCAAGCGCGCCGGCGAGGGCGACCTGCTGATCGTCGTCGGCGCTTCCCCCGAAGCCCGCGAAAAGGCAGCCCCCGCGCTGGACCTGCTGGCTTCCACCCTGACCGTTGTGGGCGACAAGCCCGGCGACGGACAGGCCCTCAAAACCGTCAACCAGCTCCTCTGCGGCGTGCACATCGCCGCAGCGGCCGAAGCCATGGCCCTCGCCGACGCCCTCGGACTGGACCAGGCCAAGACCCTCGCCGCCCTCGAGGCCGGCGCCGCGGGCTCGTTCATGCTGTCCAACCGCGGGCCGCGCATCCTTGAGGCCTACAACGAGGAAGGCGCCGAGGTCCTCTCCCGCCTGGACATCTTCGTCAAGGACATGGGCATCGTGGGCAAGGCCACCCGTGCCGCCGGCCTGGCAGCTCCGGTTGCGGCTGCTGCCGAGCAGCTCTACCTGCTGGGCCAGGCCCAGGGCCTCGCCGCCGCCGACGACTCCGCCGTCATCAAGGTCGTTGCGCCCACAAGGCGCACCGCGTAG
- a CDS encoding GntP family transporter, with product MNHLMHPLIARAAETPAIKPAVELGTPLLLTIAALGIAVLLVMIIRFKIQAFVALLTVSILVAVAAQIPLKDVFTVVANGVGSTMGKVALLIALGAVLGRMIEVSGGVQSLAAHFTAKLGAKRVAVALTAVGFLVAIPVFFEVGVIVLVPIVYAFAKIAKVHPVKFGLPMAGIMLAIHVAVPPHPGIVAGAGVFGADIGLITLISLAICIPLGFLSYWVASIMNRKEYELLPSVKAQVEEFGSDSLVKVGHDGPGAMAVAPPRPGLIIFLIAAPIVQILLGTLGTLSIPKDNSWYGLAAFIGNPFFALLVAVALSFFLLAVRRNWSLKETGEIFEGALPPIASILMVVAAGGVFGEVLRTSGIGAALSQTLDHLGLPVIALGFVISLALRAAQGSATVAIVTTTGLLTSAVMEGGYTPAQIAVIVIAIGFGSLGLSHVTDAGFWTVVRYYGLTVSDGLKTWTVLTTILGLAGFVLTFMAWILVGGLGV from the coding sequence ATGAACCACCTGATGCACCCGCTGATCGCGCGGGCGGCTGAAACTCCAGCCATCAAACCCGCAGTGGAGCTTGGCACTCCGCTGCTCCTGACCATCGCAGCCCTCGGCATTGCCGTGCTGCTGGTCATGATCATCCGCTTCAAGATCCAGGCCTTCGTTGCCCTGCTCACCGTCAGCATCCTGGTTGCCGTCGCTGCCCAGATCCCGCTCAAGGACGTCTTCACCGTTGTCGCCAACGGTGTCGGCAGCACCATGGGCAAGGTGGCATTGCTGATCGCACTCGGCGCCGTCCTGGGCCGCATGATCGAGGTGTCCGGCGGCGTCCAGTCCCTCGCTGCCCACTTCACCGCAAAGCTCGGCGCCAAGCGGGTTGCCGTGGCCCTCACCGCCGTCGGCTTCCTGGTGGCCATTCCGGTCTTCTTCGAAGTCGGCGTCATTGTGCTGGTCCCCATCGTCTACGCCTTCGCCAAGATCGCCAAGGTGCACCCGGTCAAGTTCGGCCTGCCCATGGCCGGCATCATGCTCGCCATCCACGTGGCCGTTCCGCCGCACCCCGGCATCGTGGCAGGTGCCGGCGTCTTCGGTGCCGACATCGGACTCATCACCCTGATCTCCCTGGCCATCTGCATTCCCCTGGGCTTCCTGTCCTACTGGGTTGCCAGCATCATGAACCGCAAGGAGTACGAGCTCCTCCCGTCCGTCAAGGCACAGGTTGAAGAATTCGGCTCCGACTCGCTGGTCAAGGTAGGCCACGACGGCCCCGGCGCCATGGCTGTTGCCCCGCCCCGTCCCGGCCTGATCATCTTCCTCATCGCCGCCCCGATTGTGCAGATCCTCCTTGGCACCCTGGGCACCCTCTCCATCCCCAAGGACAACTCCTGGTACGGCCTGGCCGCGTTCATCGGCAACCCGTTCTTCGCGCTGCTGGTGGCCGTTGCGCTGTCCTTCTTCCTGCTGGCCGTCCGCCGCAACTGGTCGCTGAAGGAAACCGGCGAAATCTTCGAGGGCGCCCTGCCCCCCATCGCCTCCATCCTGATGGTGGTTGCCGCCGGCGGCGTGTTCGGTGAAGTCCTCCGCACCTCCGGGATCGGCGCCGCCCTCTCCCAGACCCTGGACCACCTGGGCCTGCCCGTCATCGCCCTTGGCTTCGTCATCTCCCTGGCCCTTCGCGCTGCGCAGGGTTCGGCCACCGTTGCCATCGTGACCACCACCGGCCTGCTGACGTCCGCCGTGATGGAAGGCGGCTACACCCCGGCCCAGATCGCCGTGATCGTCATCGCCATCGGCTTCGGTTCGCTCGGCCTGTCCCATGTCACCGACGCCGGGTTCTGGACCGTGGTGCGCTACTACGGACTCACTGTTTCGGACGGCCTGAAGACATGGACCGTCCTGACCACCATCCTGGGCCTGGCCGGCTTCGTCCTGACCTTCATGGCCTGGATCCTGGTGGGAGGCCTGGGCGTCTGA
- a CDS encoding class II fructose-bisphosphate aldolase, with protein sequence MRTRLDRLVTAALQQGSAIPAFTCYDFTTALAVVAAAEESGRGVILLVAPKTAATSNGLRLVGALRGLADAASVPVAVQLDHATDLRVMADAVAAGADSVLADGSSLPYEDNIALVRAARALLGPDVVLEAELGGLAGDEDRAFSADQSGVAVAGLTDSALVEDFVARTGAELLAVAVGNVHGKYKGEPQLRWDVLQDIAVRTHLPLVLHGASGIPAEELVKAASMNVGKVNFNTELRTGVLATLEEQLPGHRADGENLQALLGHWNSSARDFATTTLATLTR encoded by the coding sequence ATGCGTACCCGACTCGACCGCCTGGTGACCGCCGCCCTCCAGCAGGGTTCCGCCATCCCGGCCTTCACCTGCTACGACTTCACGACGGCGCTGGCCGTGGTGGCAGCGGCGGAGGAATCCGGCCGCGGCGTCATCCTGCTGGTGGCCCCGAAGACTGCCGCCACGTCGAACGGCCTGCGCCTCGTCGGTGCCCTCCGTGGCCTCGCTGACGCTGCGTCCGTCCCGGTGGCGGTGCAGCTTGACCACGCAACGGACCTTCGGGTGATGGCCGACGCCGTTGCGGCAGGGGCGGATTCCGTCCTCGCCGACGGTTCCTCCCTCCCTTACGAGGACAACATTGCGCTGGTCCGGGCGGCCCGTGCGCTGCTGGGGCCGGACGTGGTACTTGAAGCCGAGCTTGGCGGGCTCGCCGGCGACGAGGACCGCGCCTTCAGCGCGGACCAGTCCGGCGTCGCCGTGGCCGGCCTCACCGACTCCGCCCTGGTGGAGGACTTTGTGGCCCGTACCGGCGCGGAACTGCTGGCTGTCGCCGTCGGAAACGTCCACGGTAAATACAAGGGCGAGCCGCAGCTGCGCTGGGACGTGCTGCAGGACATTGCGGTGCGCACGCACCTTCCGCTGGTCCTGCACGGCGCTTCCGGAATCCCGGCGGAGGAGCTGGTGAAGGCGGCCTCCATGAACGTTGGCAAGGTCAATTTCAACACGGAGCTCCGCACCGGCGTCCTGGCCACACTGGAGGAGCAGCTACCGGGCCACCGCGCCGACGGCGAGAACCTGCAGGCGCTCCTGGGCCACTGGAACAGCTCCGCCCGCGACTTCGCAACCACCACGCTGGCGACGCTCACGCGCTGA